The Rhizobium rhizogenes sequence ACGACCCTTGGCTACGTCATCAATGTGCCTGATCTGACCTTTGCGGCGAACCAGGTGAACAACCAGCTCCTGACCCAGCCCTTCCAGGTCTTCCTTATTCTGGCGCTGGTTTATTACATCATCTGCTGGTCGCTCACCCATGTCGCCAATCTTCTCGAGCGGCGTATCGCCCGCCGCCGGGCTGGCCCGCGTGGCAAGCTTGCCGCTGACACGGCCCCGGCCCCCGCCAATATCGTTACGGAGCAGCTATGACCGCGCCAGTTTCCGCCACTCAGGACTACACCATCACGCTTTCGCAGGTCTGCAAGAGCTATGGCGATTATCAGGTACTCAAGGACGTCAACGAAAATGTCACCCGTGGCGAAGTCGTTGTCATCTGCGGACCGTCGGGCTCCGGCAAGTCCACCCTCATCCGCACGATCAACCGTCTGGAAGAGATCAGCAGCGGGTCGATCATGCTGGATGGCAGGAACATCCATGCCCAGATGCGCGCAAAGGAGCTGAATGCGCTGCGCAGCCGGGTGGGCTTCGTCTTCCAGAGCTTCAACCTCTTCCCGCATCTTTCGGTGGTGGAGAATGTTTCCATGTCGCCGATCCGGGTGAAGGGCGTTGCTCCGGCCGTCGCCCATGACAAGGCGCTGAAACTTCTCGATCGCGTCGGCCTTGCCGACAAGGCCAGCTCCTACCCGGCCCAGCTCTCCGGCGGCCAGCAGCAGCGCGTTGCCATTGCGCGGGCGCTTGCCATGGAGCCGCCGGTCATGCTGTTCGACGAGCCGACCTCCGCTCTCGACCCCGAAATGGTCGGTGAGGTGCTTGCCGTCATGAAGAGCCTCGCCGCCGAAGGCATGACCATGCTCTGCGTCACCCACGAAATGGGCTTTGCCCGTGAAGTGGCCGACCGCATCTGGTTCATCGATGCCGGGCGCATTCTCGAAACCGCCAAACCGGACGAGTTTTTCAAAAATCCGCAACATCCCCGTGCCCAGCGGTTTCTTGCCGATCTGAGACACTAGGACCCAACCTCTATAATAACAGGGAGAACTGAAATGAACTGGAAGTGCATTACTCTTACCGCCGCAATCGCCACCTCGGCTGCGGTCCTGCCGGCCAAGGCCGACCAGCTCGACACGATCATCGCGAACAAGACGCTGCGTTGCGCCACTTTCGCCGATGTGCCGCCTTTCGCCTCACCGGACCCGAAGACACGTGAAATGGCCGGCTTCGACGTTGATCTGTGCGGCGCCAT is a genomic window containing:
- a CDS encoding amino acid ABC transporter ATP-binding protein, whose amino-acid sequence is MTAPVSATQDYTITLSQVCKSYGDYQVLKDVNENVTRGEVVVICGPSGSGKSTLIRTINRLEEISSGSIMLDGRNIHAQMRAKELNALRSRVGFVFQSFNLFPHLSVVENVSMSPIRVKGVAPAVAHDKALKLLDRVGLADKASSYPAQLSGGQQQRVAIARALAMEPPVMLFDEPTSALDPEMVGEVLAVMKSLAAEGMTMLCVTHEMGFAREVADRIWFIDAGRILETAKPDEFFKNPQHPRAQRFLADLRH